In Prevotella sp. oral taxon 475, one DNA window encodes the following:
- a CDS encoding SUMF1/EgtB/PvdO family nonheme iron enzyme, which yields MNNSRTIAAGCLLGLSLLLAGCFGGKSISTSGRGGEVVGVGGSKSFAEPTPYGMTRIGRGYLKMGLEKSDSLWGKDTPVKDISVDGFWMDETEVTNSKYKQFVMWVRDSILRTRLADPAYGGDETYMITEDKDGNPIQPQVNWKKPLPRKPNEDEQRAIESLYVTNPVTGEKLLDYRQLNYRYEIYDYTTAALRRNRILPQERNLNTDVSVNPNEVVMISKDTAYVDDNGNIVSQTINRPLSGAWDFLNTYIVNVYPDTTCWVNDFANSDNEVYLRNYFSNPAYNDYPVVGVTWEQANAFCAWRTDYLLKGLGPVARFVQRYRLPTEAEWEYAARGKGGAEFPWENPNVKNGEGCFYANFKPDRGDYTQDGNLITSKVGAYQSNSNGLYDMAGNVAEWTSTVFTESGVAAMNDLNPQLDYKAAKEDPYRLKKKSVRGGSWKDPESYIRSAWRTWEYQNQPRAYIGFRCVRSLATTATGKPKKNKK from the coding sequence ATGAACAATAGCAGAACGATCGCTGCCGGTTGCCTGTTGGGCCTGTCGTTGTTGCTCGCGGGCTGCTTTGGCGGTAAGTCGATATCGACCTCCGGGCGCGGCGGAGAGGTGGTGGGCGTAGGCGGAAGCAAGAGTTTTGCCGAGCCAACACCCTACGGAATGACCCGCATTGGACGCGGTTACCTGAAGATGGGCTTGGAAAAGAGCGACAGTCTTTGGGGAAAAGATACGCCGGTGAAAGATATCTCGGTAGACGGATTCTGGATGGACGAAACCGAGGTAACCAACTCGAAGTACAAGCAATTCGTGATGTGGGTGCGCGATAGCATCCTTCGCACTCGCTTGGCAGACCCGGCCTACGGCGGAGACGAGACCTATATGATTACCGAAGACAAAGATGGCAATCCCATTCAACCGCAGGTGAACTGGAAAAAACCTCTGCCACGCAAACCCAACGAAGATGAACAACGCGCCATCGAGAGTCTGTATGTCACTAATCCTGTGACGGGCGAGAAACTCTTGGACTATCGACAGCTGAACTATCGTTACGAAATCTACGATTATACTACGGCCGCGCTGCGACGCAACCGCATCCTTCCGCAGGAGCGGAACCTCAATACCGACGTGTCGGTGAACCCTAATGAGGTGGTGATGATTTCGAAAGACACGGCCTATGTCGACGATAATGGCAACATTGTGAGCCAAACCATCAACCGACCGCTAAGCGGCGCGTGGGACTTTCTCAATACTTACATCGTGAATGTCTATCCCGACACGACGTGTTGGGTGAACGATTTTGCCAATTCGGACAACGAAGTGTATCTTCGCAACTACTTTAGTAATCCTGCTTACAACGATTATCCCGTGGTGGGCGTTACGTGGGAGCAGGCCAATGCTTTCTGTGCATGGCGCACAGACTATCTCTTGAAAGGCCTGGGGCCCGTTGCTCGGTTTGTGCAACGCTATCGTTTGCCCACCGAAGCCGAATGGGAATATGCCGCACGGGGCAAAGGCGGCGCGGAGTTTCCTTGGGAAAACCCCAACGTAAAGAACGGCGAGGGCTGCTTTTATGCCAACTTCAAACCCGACCGGGGCGACTATACGCAGGACGGAAACTTGATAACGAGTAAGGTGGGAGCCTATCAAAGCAATTCGAACGGTTTGTATGACATGGCCGGAAACGTGGCAGAATGGACGAGTACGGTATTCACCGAGTCGGGCGTTGCTGCTATGAACGACCTCAATCCGCAACTCGACTATAAGGCTGCAAAGGAAGATCCCTATCGATTAAAGAAGAAAAGCGTGCGCGGCGGCTCGTGGAAAGATCCCGAATCGTATATCCGCAGCGCGTGGAGAACTTGGGAATACCAAAACCAACCCCGAGCATATATCGGCTTCCGCTGTGTGCGCAGTTTGGCAACAACGGCTACCGGCAAACCTAAAAAGAACAAAAAATAA
- a CDS encoding porin family protein, giving the protein MKKMIRAALLVAVMMLTISAQAQVKLGVKGGLSVSDVRVSGDIFKADNRLGYFIGPTLKVSFPGIGLGFDVSALYEQREARLTETAIKAHSVVKQQQVSFPLNTRYSIGLGRSTNIFFFAGPQVSFNVGDKTKSIINRAAEWRLKTSNFSVNAGAGATVLSQLQLSIHYNIACGKTGEVTMDSGTFRFDSHNNAWQLALAYFF; this is encoded by the coding sequence ATGAAAAAAATGATTCGTGCGGCTCTCTTAGTCGCAGTGATGATGTTGACAATCAGTGCTCAGGCACAAGTGAAACTTGGCGTAAAAGGAGGCCTCAGCGTCTCGGATGTGCGCGTTAGCGGCGACATCTTCAAGGCCGACAACCGCCTGGGTTACTTCATTGGTCCTACCCTCAAAGTCTCTTTCCCCGGCATTGGCCTTGGCTTTGACGTATCGGCTCTTTACGAACAGCGCGAAGCCCGCCTCACCGAGACCGCCATCAAAGCCCATTCCGTCGTGAAACAACAACAGGTGAGCTTTCCCCTCAACACCCGATACAGCATCGGACTGGGTCGTTCGACCAACATTTTCTTCTTTGCCGGTCCGCAGGTCAGCTTTAACGTAGGCGATAAGACGAAGAGCATCATCAACCGCGCCGCCGAATGGCGACTGAAAACCTCCAACTTCAGCGTCAATGCCGGTGCCGGTGCCACCGTTCTCTCTCAGTTGCAACTCTCCATCCATTATAATATCGCTTGCGGAAAAACCGGCGAAGTGACCATGGACAGCGGCACCTTCCGCTTCGATAGCCACAACAACGCCTGGCAATTAGCCCTCGCCTACTTCTTCTAA
- the gldM gene encoding gliding motility protein GldM — protein sequence MAIKKRPISPRQKMINLMYIVLMAMLALNVSTEVLEGFSVVEDSLNRTISGSMKENAALYQRLGDKLKTNPDKVKAWFDKAEGVKAASDSLYNLAQRLKEQIVKEADGQDGDVRNIVNKENLEAASRVMLAPVSGQGQRLFKAINTYRDYILRMVTDPSQREIIAQNLSTAVPKARQMGKNWQEYMFESMPVSAAVTLLSKLQSDIRYAEGEVLHTLVANIDLKDIRVNKLDAFVIPEKTTLYPGETFSAGIVMAAVDTTQQPDIYINGKRVTLRGGRYAFTAGGIGEHSFSGYITMRNGSGEVLRRNFLQKYEVVAMPTAATVAADLMNVLYAGYSNPMSVSVSGIPQNAIRMSMTGGTLTHKGNGRYIAVPAAVGKDVTFSISANDKGKTRSLGQAVFHVRKLPDPTAYIGLGTDRFKGGALPKASLMGATGIQAAIDDGILDIQFRVIGFETVFFDNMGNAVPMASSGSQFSEKQREAFRKLSRSRRFYISNVTAIGPDGITRKLPQAMEIIVR from the coding sequence ATGGCAATCAAGAAACGGCCCATATCTCCACGCCAAAAGATGATCAACCTGATGTATATCGTGTTGATGGCAATGCTGGCTCTCAACGTCTCTACTGAGGTGTTGGAGGGTTTTTCGGTGGTGGAAGATAGCCTGAATCGCACCATTTCGGGCTCGATGAAAGAGAATGCAGCTCTGTATCAGCGGTTGGGCGACAAATTGAAGACCAATCCCGACAAGGTGAAAGCTTGGTTCGATAAGGCCGAAGGCGTAAAGGCGGCCAGCGATTCGCTCTATAACTTGGCACAAAGACTGAAAGAACAGATTGTCAAAGAGGCCGATGGACAAGATGGAGACGTGCGTAACATCGTGAATAAGGAGAATCTCGAGGCAGCCAGTAGGGTGATGTTGGCCCCCGTTTCAGGACAAGGGCAGCGGCTTTTCAAAGCGATCAATACCTATCGCGACTACATTCTGCGGATGGTGACAGACCCTTCACAGCGTGAAATCATTGCTCAGAATCTCTCGACGGCCGTTCCTAAAGCGCGACAGATGGGCAAAAACTGGCAAGAATACATGTTTGAGAGCATGCCAGTGTCGGCTGCTGTCACGCTGCTTTCTAAGTTGCAGAGCGACATTCGCTATGCCGAGGGCGAGGTTCTCCACACGTTGGTGGCCAATATCGACCTGAAAGACATCCGAGTGAACAAGCTCGACGCATTCGTTATCCCCGAGAAAACCACACTTTATCCCGGCGAAACGTTCTCGGCCGGCATCGTTATGGCGGCCGTAGACACCACGCAACAGCCCGACATCTATATCAACGGCAAGCGTGTAACGCTTCGCGGCGGTCGATATGCTTTCACTGCAGGCGGCATTGGCGAGCATTCTTTCAGCGGATATATCACCATGCGCAATGGGTCGGGCGAGGTATTGCGCCGCAACTTCTTGCAAAAATACGAAGTAGTAGCCATGCCTACGGCGGCAACCGTTGCTGCCGACTTGATGAATGTCTTATATGCCGGCTATTCAAACCCGATGAGTGTGAGCGTATCGGGCATTCCACAGAACGCTATTCGAATGTCGATGACAGGCGGAACGCTCACCCATAAAGGCAACGGACGCTACATAGCAGTGCCCGCAGCGGTAGGAAAAGACGTCACGTTCAGCATCTCGGCCAACGACAAAGGCAAGACACGCTCGTTGGGACAGGCTGTGTTTCATGTGCGAAAGCTGCCCGATCCGACAGCTTATATCGGTCTGGGCACCGACCGATTCAAAGGAGGAGCCCTACCAAAGGCCTCGCTCATGGGGGCAACCGGCATCCAGGCGGCCATCGACGACGGCATTCTCGACATACAATTCCGGGTGATTGGCTTCGAAACAGTGTTCTTCGACAACATGGGAAACGCTGTTCCGATGGCCTCTTCGGGCAGTCAATTCTCGGAGAAACAGCGCGAAGCGTTCCGCAAACTCTCCCGAAGCCGACGCTTCTACATCAGCAACGTCACCGCCATAGGCCCCGATGGGATCACCCGAAAACTGCCGCAGGCCATGGAGATCATCGTTAGATAA
- the gldN gene encoding gliding motility protein GldN yields MLRYLFIFLIACSVSSLSAQPKARRQAQQAAQTTAKDQVTLRARLSFPTENKMSEDVVWRRDIYRELDLNDAANAGLYHPVEPIGKQMNLFTYLFKLMMTGQIPVYEYRLDGNESFEDSARVKPKAFLDNYHIYYERKDGRVRIDNSDIPSREVTAYYLKESTYYDQTTATFHTQVLALCPIMKRQDDFGDGTTTYPLFWVKYEDLVPFLSKQTLMTSHLNNAATMTLADFFTMNKYRGKIYKTNNMLGQTLAQYCKTDSALTREQKRIESEIAAFEKNIWGDKVRKDSLDSIAKTPPVKKAKKTPRTTRRTTATVTTRRTKTPSAPSTSASPRVSVRRERH; encoded by the coding sequence ATGCTTCGATATCTATTTATATTTCTCATAGCATGCAGTGTCAGCTCGCTGTCCGCCCAGCCCAAAGCAAGGCGACAGGCGCAGCAAGCCGCACAAACGACAGCCAAAGACCAGGTGACGCTGCGGGCACGTCTGTCTTTTCCGACCGAAAACAAGATGAGTGAAGACGTGGTTTGGCGGCGCGACATCTATCGCGAGCTCGACCTCAACGATGCCGCCAACGCCGGATTGTATCACCCCGTAGAGCCTATTGGCAAGCAAATGAACCTCTTTACCTATCTCTTCAAACTGATGATGACCGGCCAGATACCCGTATACGAATATCGGTTGGACGGAAACGAAAGTTTTGAAGACTCTGCTCGCGTCAAGCCCAAGGCTTTTTTGGACAACTATCACATCTATTACGAGCGCAAAGACGGTCGCGTGCGCATCGACAACAGCGACATCCCCTCGCGCGAAGTCACTGCCTACTACCTCAAAGAGAGCACCTACTACGACCAGACCACCGCTACTTTCCACACCCAAGTCTTGGCTCTCTGCCCCATCATGAAGCGACAAGACGATTTTGGAGACGGCACAACGACCTATCCTCTCTTTTGGGTAAAGTACGAAGATCTCGTCCCCTTCCTCTCCAAACAAACCCTCATGACGAGCCATCTCAATAATGCTGCCACGATGACGCTGGCCGACTTCTTTACAATGAACAAGTATCGGGGAAAGATTTATAAAACCAATAACATGCTGGGCCAAACGTTGGCGCAGTATTGCAAAACCGATTCGGCCCTTACCCGCGAACAAAAGCGCATCGAAAGCGAGATTGCCGCCTTTGAAAAGAACATCTGGGGCGATAAGGTGCGTAAAGATTCGCTCGACAGTATCGCCAAAACGCCCCCGGTAAAGAAAGCCAAGAAAACGCCACGCACCACCCGTCGCACCACCGCCACCGTCACTACGCGCCGCACCAAGACCCCGTCTGCCCCGTCGACATCCGCCTCACCGCGTGTAAGCGTACGTCGCGAGCGTCATTAA
- a CDS encoding leucine-rich repeat domain-containing protein yields the protein MRKILQAILFAAASTASLSASASQQSTTRIVGKFPSTIQEAPTPIPYGVKIENHIVVKWPAELIPTDGRVVLEEGIVGIGERAFAETPLHHIIFPSTLRTIAKEAFYGCNGLQAIVVPEGTETMGESAFEACHALVGVSLPSTLREIPDKAFVYCSKLKNVQLKEGLTRLGESAFNSCSDLQSITLPASVESMGSYVFKGCTELKTFTVPEKVTELKDNAFNECSSLTQVQLHAGMTSIGQSAFYNCSSLKSIDFPAGLKVIDSQSFLGCKALTSVETPEGLQTLGASAFEGCSSLTNVVLRKGITEVSIKAFKFCKALKEVVVPEGVTKLRNYAFHYCTALETVVLPASLESIGLNGFGNCSKLSKVTCYAPVPPIQTGNVFMKTPNGKALFVPAGSIAQYQTTANWKAPSFASVTSGLDKVETSAQTQQATDAPQGIYTLQGVRLGEAEMLPLLPAGTYIVNGKKVMK from the coding sequence ATGAGAAAAATTTTACAAGCAATTCTGTTTGCCGCTGCTTCGACAGCCAGCCTTTCCGCTTCTGCTTCCCAACAGAGCACAACGCGCATCGTAGGAAAATTCCCTTCCACCATTCAGGAAGCCCCCACGCCTATCCCATATGGCGTGAAGATAGAGAACCATATCGTGGTGAAATGGCCGGCCGAACTCATCCCCACAGACGGTCGAGTGGTGCTCGAAGAAGGCATCGTAGGCATCGGCGAACGGGCTTTTGCCGAGACACCGCTACATCATATCATCTTCCCCTCTACACTCCGCACCATTGCTAAGGAAGCTTTCTATGGGTGTAACGGCCTGCAAGCCATCGTTGTGCCCGAGGGAACTGAGACGATGGGCGAGAGTGCGTTTGAGGCATGTCATGCCTTGGTGGGTGTTTCGCTGCCGTCTACGCTCCGGGAGATACCCGATAAAGCCTTCGTTTATTGCTCTAAGCTTAAGAATGTGCAGCTCAAGGAGGGACTTACGCGCTTGGGCGAGAGTGCGTTCAACAGCTGTTCAGACTTGCAGAGCATTACACTGCCCGCCTCGGTAGAGTCGATGGGCAGTTATGTGTTTAAAGGTTGCACCGAGTTGAAGACGTTCACAGTTCCCGAAAAGGTGACCGAACTGAAGGATAACGCCTTTAACGAGTGCTCGTCGCTGACCCAAGTTCAGCTTCATGCCGGCATGACAAGCATCGGACAGTCGGCGTTTTACAACTGTAGCTCGCTGAAAAGCATCGATTTCCCGGCAGGTTTGAAAGTCATCGACAGTCAGTCGTTCCTCGGCTGCAAGGCTTTGACGTCAGTAGAGACGCCCGAAGGATTGCAAACGCTGGGGGCTTCGGCCTTCGAAGGGTGTTCGTCGCTGACCAACGTCGTGCTTCGAAAGGGCATTACCGAGGTTAGTATCAAGGCATTCAAGTTCTGTAAGGCCCTCAAAGAGGTGGTTGTACCCGAAGGAGTGACGAAATTGAGAAACTATGCCTTCCACTATTGCACGGCATTGGAGACCGTTGTGTTGCCCGCCAGTCTGGAGAGCATTGGCTTGAACGGCTTTGGCAATTGCTCGAAGCTCTCCAAAGTCACCTGCTATGCTCCGGTTCCGCCTATACAGACGGGCAACGTGTTCATGAAAACGCCCAATGGCAAAGCTCTGTTTGTGCCTGCCGGCAGCATCGCACAGTATCAAACCACGGCGAACTGGAAGGCCCCGAGCTTTGCTTCTGTCACCTCGGGTCTCGACAAAGTGGAGACTTCTGCACAAACACAACAAGCTACCGACGCCCCACAAGGCATCTACACACTGCAAGGCGTGCGTCTGGGCGAAGCCGAAATGTTGCCTTTGCTTCCCGCCGGCACCTATATCGTGAACGGAAAGAAAGTGATGAAATAA
- the gldL gene encoding gliding motility protein GldL — protein sequence MTAYSKYNFVYRLQKWMDSVPGQTFLNYGYSWGASVVILGALFKLTHLPGANLMLYLGMGTEVIVFFLSAFDRPFDKTADGLELPSHVTEEYLTGVEAVAHAVQRETSAMSTTGQNTIKTDAVATSSTSLQQADAKPSEGILSSSPSSDVEVAEATSRYIDELNRLTETLEKVSEQSARLTRDSEEMENLNRTLTGITKVYEMQLKGASQQIGTIDQINDQSRRMAQQIEQLNAIYARMIEAMTVNMKMQNP from the coding sequence ATGACGGCATACAGTAAATATAATTTTGTCTATCGTTTGCAGAAATGGATGGACAGCGTTCCGGGGCAAACCTTTCTGAATTACGGTTACAGTTGGGGAGCATCGGTCGTGATTCTCGGGGCCTTATTCAAACTCACTCATCTGCCCGGAGCCAACCTGATGTTGTATTTGGGCATGGGAACAGAGGTGATTGTGTTCTTCCTTTCAGCTTTCGACCGACCTTTTGACAAAACGGCCGACGGACTGGAACTGCCTTCGCACGTAACGGAAGAATATCTCACGGGTGTCGAGGCGGTAGCCCATGCCGTGCAGAGAGAGACTTCTGCGATGTCGACCACAGGGCAGAACACAATAAAAACAGATGCTGTCGCAACGAGTTCAACCTCTTTGCAACAAGCGGATGCCAAGCCTTCGGAGGGCATTCTTTCTTCTTCTCCATCATCAGATGTCGAAGTGGCCGAGGCCACCAGTCGTTATATCGACGAGCTGAACAGATTGACCGAGACACTGGAGAAGGTAAGTGAACAGAGCGCACGCCTCACTCGAGACAGTGAAGAGATGGAAAACCTCAACCGAACACTCACCGGTATTACCAAGGTTTACGAGATGCAGTTGAAGGGAGCCAGTCAACAGATAGGCACTATCGACCAGATTAACGATCAAAGTCGACGTATGGCGCAGCAGATAGAGCAACTCAACGCCATCTATGCCCGCATGATCGAGGCGATGACTGTGAACATGAAGATGCAGAATCCTTAA